In the genome of Photobacterium sp. TLY01, one region contains:
- a CDS encoding amino acid deaminase, with amino-acid sequence MPQANKKHVSKYQEFDHKIFPAGTKGVWVNEKSDGRYSLINEEICLPAAVIRESAIKNNLNWMQQFANHHQVRLSPHGKTTMTPALFSEQLEAGAWGITVATPAQAETAAIAGAKHILMANQLVGKANMALIARLMRQHDVQFYACVDSCENAAQLSRFFSEASLTLNVLIEYGVPGGRCGCRNHEEVETLAGFIQAAKGLRLYGLEVYEGVIHGADAEDKIRLFLRDAVMLVEQLTEKKLITVDSPIITGAGSAWYDIVADEFSAHPHLTAIIRPGCYLIHDTGIYQDAQQQVMSRARRNQGYACELGGDLESALELWAYVLSVPEACKAVIGMGKRDVAFDAGLPLVERGFRDGQPLNVQGLEATAIMDQHTFVNVPAGCDLKVGDILVFSTSHPCLTFDKWRYISVADNTDTVTHFVDTRF; translated from the coding sequence ATGCCTCAAGCAAACAAAAAGCATGTTAGTAAATACCAAGAATTCGATCACAAAATCTTTCCTGCCGGCACCAAAGGTGTGTGGGTCAATGAGAAAAGTGACGGTCGATACAGCCTGATCAACGAGGAGATCTGCCTGCCTGCCGCCGTAATCCGGGAATCGGCGATCAAAAACAACCTGAACTGGATGCAGCAGTTCGCTAATCATCATCAGGTCAGGCTGTCACCGCACGGTAAAACCACAATGACACCGGCGCTGTTTTCAGAGCAGCTCGAAGCCGGCGCCTGGGGTATTACGGTGGCGACTCCGGCACAAGCTGAGACTGCTGCTATCGCAGGAGCCAAACACATTCTGATGGCCAATCAATTGGTCGGCAAAGCCAATATGGCGCTGATTGCTCGGTTGATGCGCCAGCACGACGTGCAATTCTATGCCTGTGTGGATTCCTGTGAAAACGCAGCTCAGCTGAGCCGCTTTTTTTCAGAAGCGTCCCTCACGCTCAATGTGCTGATTGAATACGGCGTACCAGGCGGCCGATGTGGCTGTCGTAATCACGAAGAAGTCGAGACGCTGGCCGGTTTCATTCAAGCGGCCAAAGGCCTGAGGTTATACGGCCTGGAGGTCTATGAAGGGGTGATTCACGGGGCGGATGCAGAAGATAAGATCCGGCTGTTTCTGCGCGATGCCGTGATGCTGGTTGAACAGCTGACCGAGAAAAAGCTGATCACAGTCGACAGCCCGATTATCACAGGGGCCGGCTCAGCCTGGTACGATATCGTGGCCGATGAGTTTTCGGCACATCCGCACTTAACGGCTATCATCCGTCCGGGATGTTATCTGATCCACGACACAGGGATTTATCAGGATGCCCAGCAGCAGGTCATGTCCCGGGCAAGACGCAATCAGGGCTATGCCTGCGAGCTGGGCGGCGATCTGGAATCGGCCCTTGAACTGTGGGCCTATGTATTGTCTGTACCTGAAGCCTGTAAAGCCGTGATCGGGATGGGTAAACGGGATGTGGCCTTTGATGCCGGGCTGCCTCTTGTCGAGCGCGGATTCCGCGACGGTCAGCCGCTGAATGTGCAGGGGCTGGAAGCGACTGCAATTATGGATCAACATACCTTTGTCAATGTGCCGGCCGGTTGCGATCTCAAAGTCGGGGATATTCTGGTGTTCTCGACCTCACACCCCTGCCTGACCTTCGACAAATGGCGCTACATCAGTGTCGCTGATAATACAGATACAGTGACCCATTTCGTGGATACCCGCTTCTGA
- a CDS encoding MurR/RpiR family transcriptional regulator, whose protein sequence is MTIEVDIVSRITECFPQLREAEKKVARLVVDDLSGAASASITELAEEAGVSEATITRFAKAVGCKNVRDLKMKLAQSLAVGQRFIHESPDESGIQGVYESIKNVININRKIVNEADVAKAVEILLGARQVLSVGMGGGSTILSQELQFRLFRIGFAVSAYNDGLLARMVASTADSKDVMVALSVTGYTAEVVEPASIAKQYGLKVIAITAPDSPLAKVSDVVLPLVTDETDFIYKPSASRYAMMAMIDVLSTELALSQKRRSRDRLRRLKLALDSHRGGDDRQPLGD, encoded by the coding sequence GTGACCATTGAAGTGGACATTGTGTCCAGAATTACAGAGTGCTTCCCTCAATTAAGAGAAGCAGAAAAAAAAGTTGCCCGCTTGGTGGTAGACGATTTAAGTGGCGCAGCTTCAGCCAGCATCACAGAACTGGCTGAAGAAGCGGGTGTCAGTGAAGCCACGATTACCCGTTTTGCCAAAGCGGTGGGCTGTAAAAACGTACGCGACCTGAAAATGAAGCTGGCCCAGTCACTGGCGGTAGGACAGCGATTCATCCATGAAAGCCCGGATGAGTCGGGGATTCAGGGGGTGTACGAGTCGATTAAGAACGTGATTAATATCAATCGCAAAATCGTGAACGAGGCCGATGTTGCCAAAGCAGTTGAGATCTTGCTGGGAGCGCGTCAGGTGCTGTCCGTCGGCATGGGGGGCGGCTCGACCATCCTGTCGCAGGAGCTGCAATTCAGGCTGTTTCGGATTGGCTTTGCTGTCAGTGCCTACAACGATGGGCTGTTAGCCCGGATGGTGGCTTCAACGGCCGACAGCAAGGATGTGATGGTTGCCCTGTCAGTTACAGGCTACACGGCGGAAGTGGTGGAGCCGGCGTCGATTGCCAAGCAGTACGGGCTGAAGGTGATCGCAATTACCGCGCCGGATTCACCGCTGGCAAAAGTCAGTGATGTGGTGCTGCCGCTGGTCACAGATGAGACCGACTTTATTTATAAGCCTTCAGCGTCGCGCTACGCCATGATGGCAATGATTGATGTGTTGTCGACAGAACTGGCCTTGAGTCAGAAACGACGCTCCCGCGACAGGCTGCGTCGGTTGAAACTGGCGTTAGACAGCCACAGGGGCGGCGATGATCGCCAGCCATTAGGAGATTAA
- a CDS encoding amidohydrolase family protein, which translates to MQFETVFRHVTIVDGTGTDAYQADLAVKDGRIAAIGDLAGCEATQIIDGQHLALSPGFIDVHTHDDTNVIRYPDCQPKISQGVTTVIVGNCGISASPAILAGDPPDPMNLLGKQQDFQYPTFAAYADAVRQAQPAVNVAALVGHTTLRNNVMDDLYRAASAQEISAMKAQLKQAMADGALGLSSGLAYASAKQAPTEEVMALAEELAAYGGIYTTHMRTEFEQILDAMDEAFRTGMHAKVPVVISHLKCAGAGNWGRTVEVLERMESAAQRQDVACDCYPYSASSSTLDLNQVTDEFDIFITWSESHPEHAGKMLKEIAATLGMSLMETAKALQPAGAVYHCMDEADVERVLKYRLTMVGSDGLPNDPHPHPRLWGAFPRVLGYYSRERKLFSLEQAVHKMTGMSAKRFGLQDRGVIAQGAHADLVLFNPDTIKDAASFENPITAAEGIELVMVNGQISYRQGRVSPQRHGRFLSRHQS; encoded by the coding sequence ATGCAGTTTGAGACCGTGTTCCGCCATGTCACCATTGTTGACGGCACAGGCACTGATGCTTATCAGGCCGATCTTGCCGTCAAAGATGGCCGCATTGCCGCCATTGGTGATCTGGCCGGGTGTGAGGCAACTCAGATCATTGATGGTCAGCATCTGGCACTGTCTCCGGGGTTCATTGATGTCCATACCCATGACGACACCAATGTCATTCGTTATCCCGACTGCCAGCCGAAGATCAGCCAGGGGGTCACCACTGTGATTGTCGGTAACTGTGGTATCAGTGCTTCGCCTGCGATTCTGGCCGGGGATCCGCCAGATCCCATGAACCTGCTGGGTAAACAACAGGACTTTCAATACCCGACATTTGCCGCTTACGCAGACGCTGTTCGTCAGGCGCAGCCTGCGGTCAATGTGGCGGCGCTGGTTGGCCATACCACTTTGCGAAATAACGTGATGGATGATTTGTACCGAGCTGCCAGCGCGCAGGAAATCTCGGCAATGAAAGCGCAGTTAAAGCAGGCGATGGCAGACGGTGCGTTAGGATTAAGCTCCGGTCTGGCTTACGCCTCCGCAAAACAGGCACCGACCGAAGAAGTGATGGCGCTGGCAGAAGAACTGGCGGCATACGGGGGCATCTATACCACCCATATGCGCACTGAATTTGAGCAGATCCTGGATGCCATGGATGAAGCGTTCCGTACCGGTATGCACGCCAAAGTACCTGTGGTGATTTCGCATCTGAAATGTGCCGGTGCCGGCAATTGGGGGCGGACAGTCGAAGTGCTGGAACGAATGGAGTCTGCCGCTCAGCGTCAGGACGTTGCCTGCGATTGCTATCCGTATTCCGCCAGTTCCTCAACCCTGGATCTGAATCAGGTCACAGATGAGTTCGACATCTTTATCACCTGGTCAGAATCTCATCCTGAGCATGCGGGCAAAATGCTGAAAGAGATTGCGGCAACCCTGGGGATGTCGCTGATGGAGACTGCCAAAGCCCTGCAGCCAGCCGGAGCTGTCTATCACTGTATGGATGAAGCTGATGTTGAGCGTGTCCTGAAATATCGCCTGACCATGGTGGGTTCAGACGGTCTGCCCAATGATCCGCACCCGCACCCACGCTTGTGGGGCGCATTCCCCCGCGTGCTGGGCTATTACAGCAGAGAGCGCAAGCTGTTCTCTTTAGAGCAGGCGGTACACAAAATGACAGGCATGTCGGCGAAGCGTTTTGGCCTGCAAGACCGCGGCGTAATTGCGCAGGGCGCGCATGCGGATCTCGTGCTGTTTAACCCGGACACAATTAAGGATGCGGCCAGTTTCGAAAACCCGATTACCGCCGCAGAAGGCATTGAGCTGGTGATGGTGAACGGACAGATCAGTTACCGGCAGGGCCGGGTCAGCCCGCAGCGTCATGGCCGTTTTTTGAGCAGACATCAATCTTGA
- a CDS encoding RidA family protein, translating into MTIIRYGVEGGTGTGGQHLPFARATQAGGFLYVSGQTPMTDGEVVEGGIVDQSRLAIQNCVDIMTEAGYGLEDVVHVKVVLTDSRYFQSFNKVFKEFFGEHPPARICMVCDLVVDVKVEVDVTCYREDRR; encoded by the coding sequence ATGACAATTATTCGTTACGGCGTTGAAGGTGGCACAGGCACCGGCGGTCAGCATCTGCCATTTGCACGTGCGACCCAGGCTGGTGGCTTCCTGTATGTGTCCGGGCAAACCCCGATGACAGATGGTGAAGTGGTTGAAGGCGGCATTGTTGATCAATCACGCCTGGCGATTCAGAACTGTGTCGACATCATGACAGAAGCAGGTTACGGCCTGGAAGATGTGGTGCATGTAAAAGTGGTACTGACCGATTCACGTTATTTCCAGTCTTTTAATAAAGTCTTTAAAGAGTTCTTCGGCGAGCATCCGCCAGCGCGTATCTGCATGGTGTGCGACCTGGTGGTGGATGTAAAAGTTGAAGTAGATGTGACCTGTTACCGTGAAGATCGCCGTTAA
- a CDS encoding sodium:solute symporter family protein, which translates to MNSTLFLTGFGAYVVFMIWLGWFVSRSQKSGEDFLLGGRGLPLFLMLGTTVATMVGTGSSMGAVGFGYNNGWAGALYGIGGALGILLLAWWFAPVRKLNFMTMSEELAYYVGANKAVKNVVGLLIFIACIGWLGAHILGGGLYLAWIADIDLNTAKIIIAAAFTIYVVIGGYTAVVWTDTIQAVILFAGFILMAVLSVNQIGGLENLYAAMDPAAVSLFGIEKLGGLPALSLAMVVGVGILATPSFRQRIYSGKNVSTIRRSFVMSGVLYLFFSIIPAIIGMSAHAINPDLNNANYAFPYIAATVLPVGIGMVVLIAGLSATMSSASSDAIAGVSILLRDVFILFTGKVPSKDKMVLYSRLSLVIVIGMALLFALTSNDIISYITKMISTVMSGMFVCGMLGRFWQRYTWQGALATLAGASAASFAIILNAEWGAYWGNPCIPSVITALAAGVVVSLVTPANKVTPAQAKAILDAEREAMENTVQKDIGTQAACAK; encoded by the coding sequence ATGAACAGTACACTCTTTCTCACCGGATTCGGTGCATATGTGGTGTTTATGATCTGGTTGGGATGGTTTGTGTCCCGCTCGCAGAAATCGGGTGAAGATTTTCTGCTGGGCGGTCGCGGTCTCCCATTATTCCTGATGTTAGGGACAACAGTGGCAACTATGGTTGGTACCGGCTCCAGTATGGGGGCAGTGGGATTCGGCTATAACAATGGCTGGGCCGGTGCGCTTTACGGGATTGGCGGGGCGTTGGGTATCCTGCTGCTCGCCTGGTGGTTTGCGCCTGTGCGTAAGCTGAACTTCATGACCATGAGCGAAGAATTGGCTTACTATGTGGGCGCGAATAAAGCGGTGAAAAACGTGGTCGGCTTGCTGATCTTCATCGCTTGTATCGGCTGGCTTGGCGCCCATATTCTGGGTGGTGGCCTGTATCTGGCCTGGATTGCCGATATCGACCTGAACACCGCCAAAATCATCATCGCAGCCGCCTTTACGATTTATGTGGTAATAGGTGGCTATACCGCTGTGGTGTGGACAGATACCATTCAGGCCGTCATTTTGTTTGCCGGTTTTATCCTGATGGCGGTGCTGTCGGTCAATCAGATTGGCGGGCTGGAAAACCTGTACGCTGCCATGGATCCTGCCGCTGTGAGTCTGTTCGGTATCGAGAAACTCGGTGGTCTGCCAGCACTGTCTCTGGCTATGGTTGTTGGTGTTGGGATTCTGGCGACCCCATCTTTCCGTCAGCGGATTTATTCCGGTAAAAATGTGTCTACCATCCGACGTTCCTTCGTGATGTCTGGCGTGCTGTATCTGTTTTTCTCTATCATTCCGGCCATCATTGGTATGTCAGCGCATGCGATCAATCCTGATCTGAATAACGCAAATTATGCCTTCCCGTATATCGCAGCCACAGTGTTGCCTGTCGGTATCGGTATGGTCGTGCTGATTGCCGGTTTGTCAGCCACGATGTCCAGTGCCAGCTCAGATGCCATCGCCGGGGTGTCTATCTTGCTGCGCGATGTCTTCATCCTGTTTACCGGCAAAGTGCCATCCAAAGACAAAATGGTGTTGTACTCCCGTCTGTCGCTGGTGATCGTGATTGGCATGGCGCTGCTGTTTGCCCTGACATCCAATGACATTATCAGCTATATCACCAAAATGATTTCCACCGTGATGTCAGGCATGTTTGTCTGCGGCATGCTGGGACGCTTCTGGCAACGTTACACCTGGCAGGGCGCGCTGGCGACACTGGCCGGTGCATCGGCAGCCTCCTTTGCCATCATCCTGAATGCCGAGTGGGGTGCTTACTGGGGCAATCCGTGTATCCCTTCTGTGATCACAGCGCTGGCCGCCGGTGTTGTCGTCAGCTTGGTCACGCCTGCCAACAAGGTGACGCCAGCTCAGGCGAAAGCCATTCTGGATGCCGAACGTGAAGCGATGGAAAACACTGTTCAGAAGGACATCGGTACGCAAGCGGCTTGTGCGAAATAA
- a CDS encoding sugar kinase translates to MVELSGQPLRRTFGGDTLNTALYLSRLGRSRRLDVSYATALGKDNISQDMLSAWQEEYIDTRLVRRLDDKLPGLYLVETEPSGERHFHYWRNDSAAKFYFASDVTPLEKSIVNKEFDVLYISGISLAILAEEAKAILITLLEKHKANGGKVVFDNNFRPQLWTAKQAQYWYKQVLPFVDIALITEDDDHKVWGQSDVIERCRDLGCHEVVIKRGAAPCVVVTGLQNRQPDICEVAANPVDNVVDTCAAGDSFAAGYLAGRFSGQTASAAAELGHQLAAIVIQHPGAIIPPDAMTDIM, encoded by the coding sequence ATGGTCGAACTCAGCGGCCAGCCACTGCGTCGTACGTTTGGGGGAGACACCTTAAATACGGCGCTGTACCTGTCGCGCCTGGGGCGTTCCCGCCGACTGGATGTCAGCTATGCGACAGCGCTCGGAAAAGACAATATCAGCCAGGATATGCTGTCTGCCTGGCAGGAAGAATACATTGATACGCGGTTGGTGCGGCGCCTGGATGACAAATTGCCCGGATTGTATCTGGTTGAAACCGAACCGAGTGGTGAGCGTCATTTTCATTACTGGCGCAACGACAGTGCGGCGAAGTTCTATTTTGCTTCAGACGTCACGCCACTGGAAAAGTCGATTGTAAACAAAGAGTTTGATGTTCTCTATATCAGTGGTATCAGTCTGGCGATTCTGGCGGAAGAAGCCAAAGCCATTCTGATCACCTTACTGGAAAAGCACAAAGCCAACGGCGGTAAAGTTGTCTTCGATAATAACTTCCGTCCGCAGCTGTGGACGGCGAAACAGGCACAATACTGGTACAAACAAGTGCTGCCTTTTGTCGATATAGCTCTGATCACGGAAGATGACGACCACAAAGTGTGGGGCCAGAGTGACGTGATCGAGCGGTGTCGCGATCTGGGCTGCCACGAGGTGGTCATCAAACGCGGCGCGGCACCCTGTGTTGTCGTGACCGGTTTGCAAAATCGTCAACCCGACATCTGTGAAGTGGCAGCTAATCCGGTCGACAATGTGGTCGACACCTGTGCTGCCGGCGATTCCTTCGCGGCCGGATACCTCGCGGGACGCTTCAGCGGTCAAACCGCCAGCGCCGCTGCCGAACTGGGCCATCAACTGGCCGCAATCGTTATTCAACACCCAGGCGCGATTATTCCGCCTGACGCTATGACAGACATTATGTAA
- a CDS encoding bifunctional 4-hydroxy-2-oxoglutarate aldolase/2-dehydro-3-deoxy-phosphogluconate aldolase, which yields MSQSLIEKLKQFKVIPVIQINRVEQAVPLAKTLVENGLPVAEVTFRTDAAAEAIRLMHEAYPSLCIGAGTVLNAEQVDRAQEAGAEFIVAPGLNPNTVRYCQEKGIAVVPGVNNPSQIEQALELGLNFLKFFPAEASGGINMVKSLLAPYVDVSLMPTGGISKANVRDYLAVDRVLCCGGTWMVSPALIDNGDWDEIGRLVREAVELVRD from the coding sequence ATGTCTCAATCCCTGATTGAAAAACTGAAACAATTTAAAGTCATTCCTGTTATCCAAATCAACCGTGTTGAGCAGGCCGTCCCTCTGGCGAAAACCCTGGTTGAAAATGGTCTGCCTGTCGCTGAAGTGACTTTCCGGACCGATGCTGCGGCAGAAGCGATCCGGTTGATGCATGAAGCGTATCCGTCGCTGTGTATTGGTGCCGGCACTGTGTTGAATGCCGAGCAGGTTGATCGCGCGCAGGAAGCCGGCGCAGAATTTATTGTTGCACCAGGACTGAATCCAAACACGGTTCGCTATTGTCAGGAGAAAGGCATTGCTGTGGTGCCGGGCGTGAATAACCCAAGCCAGATTGAACAGGCGCTGGAGCTGGGGCTGAATTTCCTGAAGTTCTTCCCGGCAGAAGCGTCAGGTGGCATCAATATGGTGAAATCTCTACTGGCACCTTACGTTGATGTCAGCCTGATGCCTACCGGCGGGATCAGCAAAGCGAACGTTCGCGATTACCTGGCCGTTGACCGTGTACTGTGCTGTGGCGGAACCTGGATGGTTTCTCCTGCGCTGATCGACAACGGCGACTGGGATGAAATCGGTCGTCTGGTGCGCGAAGCCGTCGAGCTGGTTCGCGACTAA
- a CDS encoding IS3 family transposase (programmed frameshift) — MKKSRYTETQIVKILKEVEAGRKVNEVCREYGISDATYYNWKSKYGGMEASDVKRLKELEDENRRLKQMFADLSLEHRIVKDILGKKAVKPAVKRELVEYVRQQFRVSLRMACRAVGISDSVYRYQPDPHRDDEVIAKLQEAVERYPAYGFGKLFKVLRRWGYPWNHKRVYRVYCSLKLNMRRKGKKRLPKREPVPLARPDGVNGCWSIDFMSDALACGRRFRTFNVVDDFNREVLAIEVDLNLPAPRVIRVLERITAWRGMPGKLRMDNGPEFISTALAEWAEENRVELEFIRPGKPTENSYIERFNRTYRTELLDMYVFKTLSEVRELTEQWMKEYNDERPHDALDDLTPWEYLARYESRKNSNLGCH; from the exons ATGAAAAAATCACGCTACACAGAAACACAGATCGTGAAGATCCTGAAGGAAGTGGAGGCTGGCCGTAAGGTCAACGAAGTCTGTCGTGAATACGGTATCTCTGACGCTACCTATTACAACTGGAAATCGAAATATGGTGGTATGGAAGCGTCCGATGTGAAGCGGCTGAAAGAGCTTGAAGATGAAAATCGCCGACTCAAGCAGATGTTCGCTGACCTCAGCCTTGAGCATCGTATTGTGAAAGATATTCTGG GAAAAAAAGCTGTAAAGCCAGCGGTTAAACGCGAACTCGTGGAGTATGTTCGTCAGCAATTTCGGGTCAGTCTCAGAATGGCCTGCCGCGCAGTTGGCATCAGTGATTCTGTCTATCGATATCAACCAGACCCTCATCGAGATGATGAGGTCATCGCCAAGTTGCAAGAAGCCGTAGAGCGATATCCTGCTTATGGTTTTGGCAAGTTATTTAAAGTTCTCAGACGCTGGGGATATCCATGGAACCACAAGCGCGTTTACCGTGTTTACTGCTCACTCAAGCTCAATATGAGGCGCAAAGGAAAAAAGCGGTTACCGAAACGGGAGCCAGTCCCGCTGGCACGTCCTGACGGGGTGAACGGCTGTTGGTCGATTGATTTTATGAGTGACGCTCTGGCTTGCGGCAGACGTTTTCGTACGTTTAATGTTGTCGATGATTTTAACCGCGAAGTGTTAGCCATCGAAGTGGACTTAAATTTACCAGCCCCAAGAGTCATCCGGGTTTTGGAGCGTATCACAGCGTGGCGCGGGATGCCCGGCAAACTCAGGATGGATAATGGTCCAGAATTTATCTCCACAGCGTTAGCCGAATGGGCCGAAGAAAATCGAGTTGAACTTGAATTTATTCGACCAGGAAAACCCACTGAGAACTCATATATTGAGCGCTTTAATCGAACCTATCGCACAGAACTTCTCGATATGTACGTTTTTAAAACGCTGAGTGAAGTTCGAGAGTTAACCGAACAATGGATGAAGGAATATAACGATGAACGCCCTCATGATGCCCTGGATGATCTGACCCCGTGGGAATACTTAGCAAGGTACGAAAGCAGGAAAAACTCTAATTTAGGCTGCCATTAA
- a CDS encoding MarC family protein, which produces MIDIFATFIAFFAVVDPIGTIPVFIAATRQIDDKLKLRIAINATIAAAGILLFFILAGEFILTVMSIPLSAFQISGGIVLFIFSLTMIFGESKPDEEIRLVTDHHERAIFPLAVPSIASPGAMLTAVLLTENARFSFIEQAQTFIVLLTVLFITFIMMILAGKINKIIGLSGATVISRVMGLILASVAMTNLLSGIETYFGI; this is translated from the coding sequence ATGATTGATATTTTTGCTACTTTTATCGCATTCTTTGCTGTTGTAGATCCAATAGGAACGATTCCAGTTTTTATCGCTGCGACACGTCAGATTGATGATAAATTAAAATTACGGATTGCTATCAATGCTACAATTGCAGCAGCAGGAATTCTCTTGTTTTTTATTCTGGCTGGAGAATTTATTTTAACAGTCATGTCGATACCGCTTTCAGCATTTCAAATCTCTGGAGGTATAGTTCTATTCATTTTTTCACTCACAATGATATTTGGTGAAAGTAAGCCTGATGAAGAAATACGGTTAGTTACTGATCATCACGAGAGAGCCATATTCCCTTTAGCCGTCCCATCAATTGCCAGTCCAGGTGCAATGCTTACCGCAGTACTGTTAACTGAAAATGCGCGCTTCAGCTTTATTGAACAAGCTCAAACATTTATTGTGCTACTTACAGTCCTTTTCATCACATTTATAATGATGATTTTAGCTGGAAAAATAAATAAAATCATCGGCCTAAGTGGTGCAACAGTTATCAGTAGAGTGATGGGATTAATCCTTGCATCTGTTGCGATGACGAATCTATTATCAGGAATAGAGACATATTTTGGAATTTAG
- a CDS encoding phosphate-starvation-inducible PsiE family protein, whose translation MKIDNDDKLSKRLEKVIHWSVRTLSILMVFVIFMGVLDVAWILYQRIITPPVYILTISDMLATFGAFMAVLIAIEIFINITIYLRENVIHVKIVMATALMAISRKVIIIDVEQMEAIYLFAISAVALSMSIGYWLIHQLPRQSHMDD comes from the coding sequence ATGAAAATAGATAATGATGACAAACTATCCAAAAGATTGGAAAAAGTCATTCACTGGTCGGTAAGAACGTTGTCTATCCTCATGGTATTCGTGATTTTCATGGGGGTACTTGATGTAGCCTGGATACTTTATCAACGCATTATAACACCGCCAGTCTATATACTGACGATCTCCGATATGTTGGCAACTTTTGGTGCATTTATGGCAGTCCTAATTGCCATAGAAATATTTATTAACATTACAATTTATCTTAGGGAAAATGTCATCCATGTCAAAATTGTCATGGCAACGGCATTAATGGCAATTTCACGAAAAGTAATTATCATTGATGTGGAACAAATGGAAGCGATTTATCTATTCGCTATTTCAGCCGTAGCACTTAGCATGAGTATAGGATATTGGCTAATTCATCAACTTCCGAGACAAAGCCATATGGATGATTAA
- a CDS encoding universal stress protein, protein MNFRHLLLPIAPDQQLDESFKEVLYFANENSANVTLLTVIEGLDEYIEISHYTGTTLGLLDNATKFYHQSLKHHVHAFRAQYPSIKFATLIKIGVPFIEIIKAAHEVQASLIVIDTHRKKKSKPCQYGSTTRHLMRKSDIPIWSCSMKPMAIRRVGVAVDVSNQEQVQFNEKILSLSMEFCSLTDAELILIHAWRLDTEGFLRKWSGYSQLDVALLAKKMREDHAGRMKSLLKPYENNLVKRKIKLLEGDAKQIIPSFIDKESIDMVIMGSLARAGIAGFLIGNTAESMLDQLSCSVLTLKPNEFHSPVLG, encoded by the coding sequence ATGAACTTTCGCCACCTCCTACTTCCAATCGCACCAGATCAGCAACTTGATGAATCCTTTAAGGAAGTTCTGTACTTTGCTAATGAAAACTCAGCCAATGTTACCTTGCTTACTGTGATTGAAGGTCTAGATGAGTACATTGAGATATCTCATTATACTGGCACCACATTAGGCTTACTGGACAATGCGACCAAGTTCTATCACCAGTCGCTTAAACACCATGTTCATGCCTTCCGGGCTCAATATCCAAGCATCAAGTTCGCAACACTTATCAAGATTGGTGTTCCCTTTATAGAGATCATAAAAGCAGCTCATGAAGTACAGGCAAGTTTGATTGTTATTGATACACATAGAAAGAAGAAATCAAAACCCTGCCAATATGGCAGTACTACACGGCATCTCATGCGCAAATCAGATATACCAATCTGGTCATGCAGCATGAAGCCAATGGCTATACGTCGAGTCGGAGTAGCCGTCGATGTATCCAATCAAGAACAGGTCCAGTTCAACGAAAAAATCTTGTCATTATCCATGGAGTTTTGCTCCCTGACCGATGCTGAGTTGATATTGATACATGCTTGGCGACTTGATACCGAAGGTTTCTTACGCAAGTGGAGTGGTTACAGTCAATTAGATGTTGCACTCTTGGCTAAAAAAATGAGAGAGGATCATGCTGGGCGCATGAAATCACTACTGAAGCCTTATGAAAACAACTTGGTGAAGCGGAAAATAAAGCTGTTAGAGGGCGATGCAAAACAAATAATTCCATCATTTATTGATAAAGAATCTATCGACATGGTGATAATGGGGTCGCTAGCTCGAGCTGGAATTGCCGGTTTTCTGATAGGCAATACAGCGGAGTCAATGCTGGATCAACTTAGTTGCTCAGTTTTAACTCTTAAACCAAATGAGTTTCACTCTCCCGTGCTTGGCTAG